Genomic window (Danio rerio strain Tuebingen ecotype United States chromosome 24, GRCz12tu, whole genome shotgun sequence):
ATATGGTATTAAAAAGAAATTCACTTTATCTTAAAGTGGCTTTTTAAAGTttcatattacaaaaaaaattacagactTAAACAAGgttcttttcttgtaaataagcACTTTAACATGCATTTTCATTGCGATTATAAAAGAGAAGAGACCAGTCATTATTTCTGTCATGTTGCAGCTTTACAAAATATGACTTTGATTTTCAAAATTGCTGTTTGTAGCATTGTGTATTACTTTTTGATTTTAACTTGCTGTATTGGTCTCATAGAATTCCTATAGCCAGAGTGCTCAAAGATCCACTGCGTTAACACCCAGATCTGAAAGCGCAATTGAAATCACCTCTACCTCCACCAAAACTTTGTCCACTCTTAGTTTAAAAGCACCGGACTGCCAACCCTTGGCGCTTCCTGGTCCACTGGAGGACCTGTCACCCGACAGCATAGATGCCCAGACTTTTGATTTTGAAACTATTGGCCATCCCAGCATGGATCCTGTATTACAGCAAGGCTCATTGGACTTGGATTCATTGGCAGAAAGTCCTGAGTCTGACTTTATGTCCGCAGTTAATGAGTTTGTTATTGAGGAGAATTTGCTGTCACCTAATCCTATTAGCGATCCCACAAGCCCAGAGATGATGGTGGAGTCTCTCTACTCCTCCGTCATAAATGCAATTGATAGCAAACGCATCCAGGACACTACCACCCTGGAGAAGGAAAATTCAAAGATTGCTGCGATCAAGCTATCAGCAGACAGGTATCGTTCTGCTGCCGAAGAGTCCCAGAACAATTTGAGAAAAGTTAAAGAAGACCTTTATCATTTTCGAGGTCTTGTTCTGAAAGAGCAACGGGACTTTGGATTCGCCCTGAAAACAATGACCACTGAGGTCCATAATGCTCTCAGTAATGTCAGTTACTCTCATGAAGAGGAGCTAAAAGAAACACAACAAACCCATCTCCAGAGTTTAAAAGAGGACCATGAAAAGCAGATACGAACACTGACAGAAGAGCTGGAGGGCAACCAGAAGATAGTCAAAGATGTCCAGAGAGCAATGCTGGAGTTGGAGGGGCTTGTGGAGCGCAAGGAAAAGGAAATATATCAGCTGGAAAGTGAGAGGGAAAGATCTACGCAAGAACTGCAAGATCTTCACAAGCAAGCTGTGCAAAACCTTGAAGAGAAGATCTTAAAGCAAAGCGAAGAACTCAAATCTGCATTGCTGTCCAAGGATGAACTCGCTGGGCAATTGGAGAAGCTTCACTTTGAGATTGAGCATGGCCAGCAGAAAATCAGACAGGAGATGAAGAATGCTGAGAAGGTGCATCTTCAGGAACTGGAGACACGGTTGAACCAGCAACACGAAGCAGaactgcagactttcagactagAAAAAGAAAGTGCGCTTGACAAGCTTGTCCAGGACAACTTGGTTAAGCTAAGAGATCTGATGGATTCCCATTCTGCCGAACTCAAGGAGCGTGATGGACGCTCAAAAGACATGGACGCTCGCATTACAGAACTTGCGGACGCTCGCTGCAAACTAGAAGTCGAAATGGCTCTTAAAGAGGCTGAAATGGAGGACATGAGACTCCAATACGAAGAAGCCAAAAGCACTCAGGAGGAGGTGTTGAAAGCAGAGTTTGCTACCCAAACAAGCACATTGAAGATGCAGATCGACACTTTAAGCTTGCAGCTTCATCAGAAGAATGAAGAGTATGAGGTTGGTCTGGCCGAACTTCGAGCTCTCATGAGGTTGGAAAAGGACCATTGCATCTCTGAACTCGTGGATCGGCACGAAGAAGAAAGCACGCTGCTTCGCCACGAGTTTTCAGCACTCAAGCAGAAGTCACAGGATGTGGAGAAAGACTGCGAGGAACGAGTCCTGAAGATCGAACGCGACTACAAGGACCGTGTCGATGCCTTACAGAGGGAAAAGGTGGAAGAACAGAGAGCTTTTCAGGAGAAAGAAGACGACCTACGGACAGTTATTGGGGACCTGCAGGCAGAGAACTCACTATTGTCTGGAAGGCTGGAGCAGGAGCGGGTGGAGGCCCTGCTGAGGGTGcaggaggagaaagaggaggcAGTGAAAGCTGCGTTACAAGAGGCCTTAAGAGACATTCAACTCCAAAAAGAGGAGACGGAGACGAGACTGTTAGGACAAATTGAACTACTTGAAAAGCAGCTCAAAGACAGACAATCTACTGATACGTAAGTAAAAGCAAAGTCATGACTTCAGTTTCTTATGTTAGCTTTGCATTGAAAAAGTGATAAAAGATATACTCTAGCCGTTCAAAGCTTGGGGAAGGTTAACCTGTTAAATGGGCAATGTATAGGATTGACCTAATGGTTGAACTAGgaattgcagtccaaattcaaaacattgtaaattttttttaattaattgaatttcTTTTGGCCTCTCCACCAACAACTCAAAGCAAACGGAAGCTGccagacaaaaacaacaacaacaggagaAACAATGTCTGATTATTGAGCCTTATGTTTGTAAGCTGCTCAGCTTATAGTTACGCTTGTAATggttatattttaaacaaattgaaaACTAATTTTTATGAATTTTGGAGGCAGCTACTGTCCTTTGGAGGTCATATTTTCAGTCGAGCACACATACATTTAGGTGCCCTTCAGGACTGAAATAAAATGCGGTGTGCTGAAATATTATTGAGTAAACTGGTAGTGGGCAGGatatagagaccaaaacaaagacagacattccaaCATGGAatgcatatttacatatataataaCTGGTTGTAACAACTGACTTTCATATAAACGAGTATGTTCTCTTAGCTTGTTTTGTTGATGTAGTACTCGCAAAAGCAGATTTTTTGTGATATCTGTCTTAAATTTAAACCTCAggcttttatttgaaataaatttagGGTGAACCGAatttaatgtacagttgaagtcagaattattagccccctgttgatttttttgttgttttttttccttttttaaaaattcccaaatgatatttgtttggcaagaaaaaaagcagtttagatttttaaacattttaaggtaaaaaatattagcccctttaggctatattgttttccgatagtctacagaacaaacaatcattatacaatagccgcgtttccactatcgcaccTAAAGCGAGTGAGttagggcgagccaaggccagtcgcgtttccactgttacttccggggcctaatcgggtcaaagcggggctttcttggggccagcggccggcctttttcggcccgccgaataccttgggccaaagagggccagctggggcttcggggcggagtgaaaggagagtcgggcacagttttccgatcgcacatgagtacatgcgccaaacaaacaaataaataagggaaagaaaacatctagccttatggggtctttttgcgtatgatcgccattatgtttcccttttaaatgtaagggtgttgcataaaataataaagtagttttaaattaTAGTGACATTCTTTGCTgtgtcctccttgatgtttcaataaagcataataatctttacaccatattaaagacacagcagaatgtaaaggttttcgagagtttttgttaagtttaaaaggtgtgtttgtgcacgtttagatgcctTTATCTGTGTGTGAGACCaagaaaaataattcaggggggctaataattctgacctcaactgtatatgtgtgtgttttttattgctttttcattcattcattttcttttcggcttattccctttattaatctggggtcgccacagcggaataaaccaccaacttatccagcatatgttttacgcaccggatgtccttccagctgcaacccatcactgggaaacatccatacactcccattcaaactcatacactacggacaatttagcatacccaattcacctatagcgcatgtctttggactgcggttgaaaccggagcacccggaggaaacccactacTCTCTACTTTTAATATACTAAATTTTAACAGGTTTCACTCTTTtagttatttaactttttataccACAGACATCTGTGCAAGAAACTTTAAAGTATctactttaaaacaaaacaagaatgaGGATTGTATTTAAAAGATCCAGAATTACATTGATTTGAATTTACACTTTACTTTTGCAGGCTTAAGAATAAAGCACACTGATTCCAAAATTTTTGTCCATAATTTTTGcatggtaaaaaataaattcaacctcACGTTTTGTAAATTGTATTGACACACTGCCTTTAAAATTTTCGTCCATCATAAAAAAATTGAACCATGTGTGTCTTTGCATCTGATATAGTGATatagaggtgtttttttttttataattattttttcggggttttcacctttattgtcaTAGGACAATGGAtattttacagacaggaaagtgtggggagcagagataggggaaggatcggcaaaggacctcgagcagggaatcgaactcgggtcgctgtgagcaccttggtgctttgtgtcgacgcactaaccactaggctattggtgccaaCTTGAGGTGTTTTGACTTTTTAGAGCCACCATACGAGCAAAAAGCTGAACACAGAATGCCGTCATTTAAGCTACTGATAactttgacaaacacagtgcatataATAAGACAGAATGCTCCGGACAGTTAAGAACCCttatatgctggattcagtgactgacTCTCTCCTGCAGCAGCTTggtatgtttctgtgtgtgtatgtgtgtttgtccatACATTTGACGTACTACCCATAGACATTATAATCGAAAGCATCACATAAACACGGCCAAAATCTGTTATAATTCTATGGTACTGCCAGTGTCTGTTCAAGATTTGTTTACTTACGTGAATGTGTGAACTATCACAAGCAATGCATCAAAATTTAACTAATTTGCTAAAATGAATTTTGCATTTCGTGCATAGTGGAGCTCTTTGATAATGAGCTGAACTTTCCTTCCTCTTATGcagtattggatgaacacaatatgtaGCATATTCCTTTTTCTACTTTGAGGAGAGAAGAACAAAGTATCACTGCTTGAACTGACTccgaaatatttagttttttttttgtaatggaaTAATTAATACGCATCAGACTCAGTGTGCAATGTTCGTTTACGTGATGACTTTTTCgcatatgaataataaaaaaaaaactcttataaaattttaaacttcagtgtgcaaagacatTTACACTCAAAAAACAGCATAACCGTGTAAACTTTTTCTTTTGTCGCAGTTTCATTTTCAGCATCGTTACTCCAGTGCCACACGGACAcggtccttcagaaatcattctaatatgctgatttgctgctcaagtaaaatgaaatattaatgtttaaaaaggAGTTATGCAAAAGCAGTGTTGCACATTTATGTGGAATCAGGTATTCACGTTttgcttaaaaatgtgttggTTCTTTTGATTATTTTCTTTCTAGTTGATTTGCTTCTAAAATAAAGCTCCCAACTCAAGCTTCTTCCAAGGTCAAATGAAATGACACTGAAACAGCACTGCTATAATCCACTCAGATGAAAGCTTCTACCTCAAACTCTGGAGTTAATTAAATGCAGAATACACATGCATTCATTTACAGTTTCTGATTTCTTTCACTCGTGTGAATAATTAGCGCATCAAAAAGAACCAACAAAAACTGTAAACCGTTTCATTAAAACATTTCTTAAGTCGAAATTAGCAAGCAACGTGATAACCCTGTTACATGCGCCAGTAAAATGGGGattaattaaaaacagaaaacagattTGTGCTCAAGTCTTACGCCAATCCCGCTAAATTGGAGGtttctgaatatttatttatttatttattctgttttaccAGTAAGAAATGCTTTAGAAATAGTCCCAGTGTTTGATGATTTAGGCTAATAATAAAGACTGTATGTTTATAAACCCTGCAAGAAGCAAACCATGAAGGTTTGAAACTCtagaaatgtattatatttacttcatttatttagATTCCTCCTAGTGTCAGTACATAAGCtgctgtttttaatttgtttttatttattctttttaaaaaagcatgatCTGGAGTACTGGTTGAGGAAAGCAGGTTCATCTCTTATATCTGTGGGGTCTATTCTCACATGTGTTTCTGTGTTTCAGAGTGGCATCTTCTGCTGAGCAGACAGAGGCCGGTGTTCAGGCTGAAACTGCAGTATCACTGGACAGTGGCCAGTGGACTGAAGAGAGGGCATCACTCTTGGCCAAACTAGAGCTCCTGGAGCGCACAAAGAATGAGGAGATGCAGAACCTGAAGACCTCACTAATTGCTGAGCAGCAGGTTAGTATTAAAGAAAAGTCTAATTACaggattgttttttgttttcattccatTCAAAaagcacctattttacccatttCACACGATGTAAGATAGGACTTtagtctctagaatgtgtctgtaaagtttaatctcaaaatacccatcagattatttattatagaattataGAACCCGTTTTGGTGTCTGAGgactatgtagctgtttttgtagcctgtgttTTTAAATCctaatgagctggttctccctgcccaccgctCCCGCGCTTCTTTTgcattatgtcagataaacagcagtcagtgacagaggcAGACACGAATGAAGCTCAAATACAACTAATTAGTCAAAAATactaagtaagtttatttgatgtatttgtggtggagtttttccaagcctttctgcaatgataagtcacacacaaatgccatttgcagtacacaAAGACACATATGCACATTTCCTGACACCATGCTGCCATGGTGATCATAGCAGTTAAGaattacaaaagtgattttactCTATtataaacatgctctgttttaaaaccttttaaacttGTCAAATTTATTATTGATGTGCAGATGGTCACAGAGTGTTGCAACATGTTTTaatcctagtttttttttttttgttgcaaaaaatgttctgtggactatatacatgttattatagagaCATGGCAcgtgtcaatcaatttggtgggtggggaagcCGCACTCCTGCATCATGTTGTGgtcagcctcaaaatgggagggatttggatcctattttaacgtcaggaaattaaaaaagagactttttgtGTTTCtattactccaatatgacagtagacacactatatctacacacaaCAGCTTACAAAgataattttcatcataggtgccctttaatgttctGAGAAACCAAATATCATGGCATAAATGATGAAAGCTTGCCTCATAGTTTTTGATTTTGGTACAATGTGCAGTTCTGACAAATTGATTTATCAACATATTTTGcaggatttttaaaaagtttttttatattactcgctgaatgtttttttgttgttgttcttttttggttttgtgtaaagaatcacattatattatatatttatcttacAGTGCAAGTGGAGATCCAGatctcttttttaaaatgaataattttttttattatcattaaagaATGTTTTTAAATTTCCATCCTGAGAGTAGTagtactttgtaaaaaaaaaaaaaaaaaaaaaaaaaaatatatatatatatatatatatatatatatacatacatacatacatacagttaaagtcagaattattagcccccttttgatttttttctttttttaatatttaacaaatgatgtttaacattgcaaggaatttttcacagtatgtctgataatatattttcttgtggagaaagtgttatttgttttatttcggctacaataaaagcagttttaaattttttttaaaaccaattttgggacaaaattattagcccctttaagctattttttttttctatagtctacagaacaaaccattgctatacaataacttgtctaattaccctaacctgcctagatcaccttatttacctagttaagcctttaaatgtcactttaaactgtacagtagtgtcttgaaaaaataagtaaaatattatttactgttatcataaatataaataaaaataaataaaaattggggCCTAAATAAGCCTAAAACCCAAACCaatgtttaagaaaaaaataaacctgaataataaaagaaaaatcataactgtttataattgtttatcgttattttttacttttagatATGGCAAAAGGCCATGTGACTAAGAAAAGCTACTGTAAAAGgattcagatttttaaaacatGATCATAATCTAACATCCTCATCATGAGCAGAAAATAACGGATTAAAAAATTTGTTATGTTGAGAAAAAAACATAACTatatttaaactatataaaataatatattttgtacataatattttataaatgtactcTTAAAAGTTGTCATTTTACCATGTGTCATGTTTTTCACTTCTAGACAAACTTCAATACCGTTCTGACTCGGGAGAAACTAAAGAAAGAACAAATCATCAGTGATCTCACAGAGAAGCTGAAAAACGTGATGCAGCAGCAAGAGAAAGATAAAGGTAAACAACATCTTATATCAATTATTTCAGACGATTTTCAGCAAACTAACCCTGAAATAGTCGGTGCAAACAATAAAGATAATTTGGTAACGCTTTACAATCAGATTGTAttatttcatgtatttactaacatgaacaaaccatcaacagtacatttattacagtatataatCATCTCTGTTTATAGTAGTTAAAGAAAATAGTCATTCATTGACACAGTAGTTCATGtcatagtgcattaactaataataacaagcatgactttggatttgaataatgcattagcaaatgttgaacaatgattattaataaatgctgttcattaTAAATTCATGTTGTTAACCCTAATGTTATGTTGGGGAATTTCCATCCACTATGGGGTGCTGTTGAGTCTGAATTTGGCCACATACTTCTCTGTGCTTCAGAAAACAGATTTTTGGTGACAtattattttgacatttattttgggAACATGCTTTTAAAATGTTATGCTTATGCACCATATAACTCCGTATTAAATCTAGAAAtggtcattataatggaagtaattgggacaaaaacattaaaaaaaaccttccttaattttccttcggcttagtcccttttttatcaggggttgccacagtggaatgaaccaccaacttatccagtatatgttttacacagcagttgtccttccagctgcaacccagtactgggaaacacctatacacactcacacatacacttatacactatggccaatttagttcatccagtttacatgcaccgcatgtctttagactgtataTCAGTCCACAATTatcttttatattgaaaatatgtaattTGGTGTGCTTTTTTCCACCAAAATCAGCAATGTTCAGAAATTGATGTTTAAAGAGTCAAAGttctgcatttttaaaaacaagtttagaatttttgatcaggactgaggttgatttgcagaaaaaaatagttttaaggtcccatgaaattaaactaaagttttttttagatgtcattatcagtattgttagtttctaggatatctataatctagtgcacaccaaaacagtgacaaaattcaagtTTAGgcgatataaacctgatataaacatgtaaagcttgttgTTTGTCACTTATGCCTGAATGAAGCAATGCTCTtattcatgtcacctcatacttcagtttgtcATCAAATCATAACTGATCAAAttctctctagtatctgacatgctccgCCCCTTTCAAGACGCTCtacatttgatgcgcttgagctcgaTCGCTAAATGCTAATGGCTGTTTTTCAGTTAgaggaaaaaaaattttttttagatgGATAACGACAGCAAGAAGACAGCGATGTCAAGTTTACTGTCCTGCCCCCATACACTCTTCATTACAAACACCTCACATAAGCGGTAATTTGGGTTTTTTTTGTAACaagtttttttacaaatataaatattaaaaactttcaagggtTTGAAAGTTACGGCATAactgcgttcacaccgaaagcggcgagagtgtcaaagtaaccggaagtcattcattttcaataggAGCCATCAGCAAGGAGCGTATTCGTTGGTGTGGAGGTCAAGGAAATCAAGTCAACTATATGCGCTATGACAGTTCAACGGCAAACTAATTGGATGTAGAAGTCTATCATTCGAGAGGATTCCAGAGAACAtagtcctgtgaactttggttccaaccacaattgttcccaagggtttgattattgcggttgccagatttccaattatttccaatgttttcttacaggttACTGGCAAGTTACTGATGTGcagtaatgttatttattaatgtatgatagataaaaaaaaaacaaaaactgcaggaATCTCGTGCTAACTATAAcgacaatacaaaacagtactgctgcttcagaaCAGTTCAGAAATATGGACACATAATGGATAAGTGGAGCTAAGACACTCTACATAACAACCTGATCTTCCattattaaatgaatttgatTAAAAAGTGTGCAGAGTTTTcaagctagaaagcatgttttatctgggaatgtaactgatttgctgatatgctgcaacagcCCCTTTAAatatgcagcctgatctcacgagaaaacgtaagtattttacgttttgccagtttagtggctaattcgtacgaattcgtacgagttcagtcgtacgaaatggtacaattttaaaaaggaggcgtggcacctgaccccacccctaaccccaaccatcattgggggataagcaaatcgtactaaattgtacgaattagatcgtacgaattcatacgaattagccactaaattaaatagttacgaattgccgtgagattgtgttgagatATGAGATCAATTTCGCGAATTTTGAGCGAAGCAGTTAAGGCAGAGTTGCCGCCAGGGGGGCCAGAGAGAACTACTTTGAGGCTCTCGCTGCCTTCGGTGTGAATGCACAGCAAAAGTCTTGTGAAATTTGTCCATACACAAGGGTTAACTGACATTAACTattaaaaccttattgtaaaatgtgtccaataatatttcatatatttatttgatgtttcCTTGCAGGCCTGATTGAAACACTCTCAGAGGACCGTGCCTCTATCCTCCAGGAGAAGAAGCAGCTGGAGGAGGAACTCAACCGTCTGAGAAGCACCGTCCTCGTCTCTTCGTCCTTCTTTCCACCCAATCCCATCGTCCCTGTGGTGGCGGAGGCTCACGGCGCTTGCGGTCCTGCACAAGTGGACGCTCTCTCTCCATCCTTCCCTGACCCAGAGAGACTGATATCCATGGCTGCGTTCAGAGATGAGGAGAGGGTGGAGTCTGCAGTGGAGGCCAGCATGATGACAGTGCAGTAAGCGTCTGCGGGTCAAATATTCATCACACCGCTAAAATaattagatatatttattaaatataataaaataataaagcctGAATAACACCAAACATTTCTTAAGCTGTCCGAGTTTCTACAGCATGCTGAGTTAGTTGTTAAGAAGTGATTGATTTTATACTAGTAAGAGCTGAATAAGCTGAAGGAGATGGTAggaatggtaacactttagttttggtCACGATTCATGCTACTGGCTTATTACCGGTCTATTATTAAGACTGTTCATTCATAGTTTTAAAGTATGTCCTGcatctctaatcctacccaaaacctaaacacaGCTTCCACCTTGCTAATTATTAGTAACTGGCTAATTAGTAGTGTATTTAGCTAGTATTGTTAGTTAGTGGTTTGTTAATACCATGAGCTCTGATTTCTTTTGCCTTTGTCACGATGACAGttcattaaatttttatttcttaGGGTGCTAGAATATTGACCTTACAATggacttttaaacattttttgaaaacaaaaactaaagcttttattccagccaacctaaaaaaaataagactttcttcagaagaaaaaatattaaaggaattactgtgaaaatttgtaggacggctattaattttgacttcaactgtatttgcttTACAACAGAATGAGGTTTTAGTTTGCAGGTTTTAAACTTAATTGTaggcaaaaatatacaaattataaataGAAAAAGATGTTTATTATGGTAAATCAAgcattttcatcattattatgaataatttaacaataataattattattattactcatgCATTTTATAGTTTGGCGTTTTTACTCTAATGTAGTGATTTCtatgattttttttgtcataaatcTAAATTTATACATGGGTACTACTAGGTAGATGGATCTCTGTATAGGCATATTTGAAAAAACATATTCtaatgtataattattaaaatattaaacaattttattgatattaaaaaataatttaacatataaatGCATCTTAATCTTAAAATAGtttgttattaaatttaaatatttattcataccACAAATTATGacagttacttttattcaaacagcaagttttttgtttgtttgttttttttaccgcAAATGACATCGACTTCTGCcaaaacacaaaaagaaaaatgtaaaagaggTGTCTGTctggagaaaaataaatatttctcaacttttatttacatttgaaccaAAACTTTGAGTCATTATTtaccaggggtatgaataattacATAACTGTATATGTTGGAACAACAGAACGGAGCCTGATAATTCAtccat
Coding sequences:
- the rb1cc1 gene encoding RB1-inducible coiled-coil protein 1, with translation MKLYVFQVNNGSTLTFDTELAVQTVLDLKHAIQAKYKIAIQHQVLVVNGGECMVAERRVCSYSAGTDTNPIFLFNKEMILCDRAPTIPKTTFTIENEMELKVEESLMMPAVFHTVASRTQLALEMFEVAKKLCSFCERLVHDEHLQHQGWAAIMANLDDCTLSYQKLLLKFDTAYTNYQQDFEDIKLKLTKLGIAVSVMAKIPLLECLTRHSYRESLEKSSSPRPRIIDEDDDIEDEEIAEASTRSPALCPPDNLKNQKSPSPVSASSQASSSPQDRLKSSSSLKEALQEEEESPERMAMPSFNVTLLDWINVQDRPNDVESVVRKCFDSINRLDPRIIQPFLTECRETITKLDNQNMKAIKGLEDRLYALDQMIASCKKLVNEQKELAQGFLANQKRAENLKDTSVLPDLCLSHANQLMIMLTNHRKLLDIKQKCTTAKQELANNLQVRLKWCCYVMLHADQDGEKLQALLRLLTELLERVRVVEALSTVPQMYCLAVVEVVRRKMFIGHYRQWANALVKDGKNLYEAEKVKRETFGKLFRKSFLRNRLFRGLDSWPPSSFCTRKPRRFDFELPDISLSDLQYLKSCCPSEVQPYLRVPTLCDFEPLNQHVEVLHQLVQAAQSVDEMSQTITDLLNEQKNSYSQSAQRSTALTPRSESAIEITSTSTKTLSTLSLKAPDCQPLALPGPLEDLSPDSIDAQTFDFETIGHPSMDPVLQQGSLDLDSLAESPESDFMSAVNEFVIEENLLSPNPISDPTSPEMMVESLYSSVINAIDSKRIQDTTTLEKENSKIAAIKLSADRYRSAAEESQNNLRKVKEDLYHFRGLVLKEQRDFGFALKTMTTEVHNALSNVSYSHEEELKETQQTHLQSLKEDHEKQIRTLTEELEGNQKIVKDVQRAMLELEGLVERKEKEIYQLESERERSTQELQDLHKQAVQNLEEKILKQSEELKSALLSKDELAGQLEKLHFEIEHGQQKIRQEMKNAEKVHLQELETRLNQQHEAELQTFRLEKESALDKLVQDNLVKLRDLMDSHSAELKERDGRSKDMDARITELADARCKLEVEMALKEAEMEDMRLQYEEAKSTQEEVLKAEFATQTSTLKMQIDTLSLQLHQKNEEYEVGLAELRALMRLEKDHCISELVDRHEEESTLLRHEFSALKQKSQDVEKDCEERVLKIERDYKDRVDALQREKVEEQRAFQEKEDDLRTVIGDLQAENSLLSGRLEQERVEALLRVQEEKEEAVKAALQEALRDIQLQKEETETRLLGQIELLEKQLKDRQSTDTVASSAEQTEAGVQAETAVSLDSGQWTEERASLLAKLELLERTKNEEMQNLKTSLIAEQQTNFNTVLTREKLKKEQIISDLTEKLKNVMQQQEKDKGLIETLSEDRASILQEKKQLEEELNRLRSTVLVSSSFFPPNPIVPVVAEAHGACGPAQVDALSPSFPDPERLISMAAFRDEERVESAVEASMMTVHSDNSMLSEEKQRILILERTLHMKEEENKRLSQRLMSQSMSSVSSRHSEKIAIRDFQVGDLVLIILDERHDNYVLFTVGPTLYFLHSESLTALDLKPATGATRRPWVLGKVMEKEYCQAKKAQNRFKVPLGTKFYRVKAVPWNKKV